In the Malus domestica chromosome 16, GDT2T_hap1 genome, one interval contains:
- the LOC103401542 gene encoding uncharacterized protein, with product MEDWEDEKAPTLLSKDQPVHKWDDEDLDENDITESWEDLDEPAPLEPATKPVSEKAPKKPATKPAEKATEKKGKTVQVEKEEPLDPVSEKLRQQRLVEEADYKSTKELFSSGGNYKTLDNFIPKSESDFLEYAELISHKLRPFEKSFHYIGLLKAVMRLSMTSLKGADAKEVSSSITAIANEKIKAEKEANAGKKKTGSKKKQLLVDKPNDDIAVDGYGPLDDYDFM from the exons ATGGAGGACTGGG AAGATGAGAAAGCCCCAACTCTCCTTTCTAAGGACCAACCAGTACATAAATGGGATGATGAAGATTTGGATGAAAATGATATTACCGAGTCATGGGAGGATTTAGATGAACCTGCTCCTTTG GAACCTGCAACAAAGCCTGTTTCTGAGAAGGCACCTAAGAAACCTGCAACAAAACCTGCTGAAAAAGCTAcagaaaagaaagggaaaaccGTTCAAGTAGAAAAGGAAGAGCCACTGGATCCTGTGTCTGAGAAACTTCGCCAACAAAG GCTGGTGGAAGAAGCAGATTATAAGTCCACTAAAGAATTGTTTTCCAGCGGAGGCAATTATAAAACCCTAGACAATTTCATTCCTAAATCTGAAAGTGACTTCCTGGAATATGCAGAACTAATTTCACATAAACTTCGTCCATTTGAG AAAAGTTTCCATTATATTGGTCTACTCAAGGCAGTAATGAGACTGTCAATGACTTCATTGAAAGGAGCAGATGCAAAAGAAGTTTCATCTTCGATTACAGCAATTGCAAATGAGAAAATAAAAGCAGAGAAGGAAGCAAATGCTGGTAAAAAGAAGACAG GCTCCAAGAAAAAGCAGCTACTTGTTGATAAGCCGAATGATGATATAGCTGTTGATGGCTATGGTCCGCTTGATGACTATGATTTTATGTGA